One Acropora palmata chromosome 2, jaAcrPala1.3, whole genome shotgun sequence genomic window carries:
- the LOC141873709 gene encoding uncharacterized protein LOC141873709, giving the protein MLYGSETWCLRENEMAILRRTERAMVRVMCGAKLTEKKRTEDLVEMLGLKETAVQMAKANGVRWYGHVLRRDDGHVLRKALEFEVRGKRKRGRPKKTWKMQVEKESKSVGLEKKIP; this is encoded by the coding sequence ATGTTATATGGGAGTGAGACATGGTgtttgagggaaaatgagatggcAATTTTAAGAAGGACCGAGAGAGCAATGGTGAGAGTAATGTGTGGTGCAAAGCTGACggagaaaaagagaacagaGGACCTGGTGGAGATGTTAGGATTGAAGGAAACAGCGGTTCAAATGGCAAAGGCGAATGGAGTGAGATGGTACGGGCATGTGTTGAGGAGGGATGATGGGCACGTTCTGAGAAAAGCGCTTGAGTTTGAAGTGAGGGGCAAGAGGAAGCGAGGACGACCAAAGAAGACGTGGAAGATGCAAGTGGAGAAGGAGAGCAAGAGCGTGGGCTTGGAGAAAAAGATCCCATGA